From a region of the Deltaproteobacteria bacterium CG11_big_fil_rev_8_21_14_0_20_49_13 genome:
- a CDS encoding flavodoxin has protein sequence MPKLLVTYFSETGHTEKMAHYIAELSKRAGLDVALKRVEETTVPELTGYDGIIIGSPTYYGGPAWQVKKFLDESVKLHGKLKGKVGGAFTSAANIGGGNETTILDILHAMLIHGMVVVGEHQGDHFGPVAIGAPDNRSLKCCERLANSVAGLLKKLG, from the coding sequence ATGCCAAAATTACTCGTCACCTATTTTTCAGAAACTGGCCATACGGAAAAGATGGCCCATTACATTGCCGAGCTCTCAAAGAGGGCCGGGCTCGATGTCGCGCTCAAACGCGTTGAAGAGACCACTGTGCCCGAGCTTACCGGTTATGACGGTATCATCATAGGCTCCCCCACCTATTACGGAGGTCCCGCCTGGCAGGTAAAGAAGTTCCTGGATGAAAGCGTCAAGCTTCACGGAAAACTTAAAGGAAAGGTTGGCGGCGCCTTCACATCTGCCGCAAATATCGGCGGCGGCAATGAAACGACCATCTTAGACATCCTGCACGCCATGCTCATCCATGGAATGGTGGTGGTCGGCGAACATCAGGGAGACCACTTCGGGCCCGTGGCGATAGGGGCGCCGGACAACCGGAGCCTTAAATGCTGTGAGAGGCTGGCGAATAGCGTGGCTGGGCTTCTAAAGAAACTTGGTTAA
- a CDS encoding CopG family transcriptional regulator: MPKTITLRINDKEYKTLAERAEAEKRSISNFIEMAALQYIKESEFADIEEMNDIMDDEGLLKRLKQGMNDAKSGKGRFVA; this comes from the coding sequence ATGCCTAAGACCATAACATTGCGTATCAATGATAAAGAATACAAAACGCTCGCCGAACGTGCCGAAGCCGAGAAGCGCTCGATCTCTAATTTCATTGAGATGGCCGCGCTTCAATATATCAAAGAATCCGAATTTGCCGATATCGAAGAGATGAACGACATTATGGATGACGAAGGACTGCTAAAAAGACTCAAACAGGGAATGAACGACGCCAAGTCTGGAAAGGGGCGATTCGTTGCTTAA
- a CDS encoding thymidine kinase, with amino-acid sequence MHHGRPNGWIEVVCGPMFSGKTEELVRRVKLALIAKQRVQVFKPQIDDRYASEYIVSHSEQKVACTPVKNSRDILDLVKDNTRIVGIDEAQFFDEGVTGVCEKLANRGIRVIVAGLDQDFTGRPFGHMPELLAIAESALKLKAVCMSCGGEACKTQRLIRASEQVMVGSGEAYEARCRACHDPDLSLEKNVPSIPVSRKTHVVGDGATRSS; translated from the coding sequence ATGCATCACGGACGTCCAAACGGTTGGATAGAGGTGGTTTGCGGACCCATGTTCTCGGGCAAGACCGAAGAGCTGGTCAGGCGCGTAAAACTGGCGCTCATAGCAAAACAGCGCGTCCAGGTCTTTAAACCGCAGATAGACGACCGCTATGCAAGCGAATATATAGTCTCTCACTCCGAGCAGAAGGTGGCGTGCACTCCCGTCAAGAATTCGCGCGACATCCTGGATCTGGTTAAGGACAACACGCGGATCGTGGGCATAGACGAAGCCCAGTTCTTTGACGAAGGTGTTACGGGCGTCTGCGAAAAACTGGCGAATCGCGGCATCAGGGTGATAGTTGCCGGGCTCGACCAGGACTTCACCGGAAGACCCTTCGGGCACATGCCGGAACTTCTGGCCATCGCCGAATCGGCACTCAAACTAAAGGCGGTCTGCATGTCTTGCGGCGGCGAGGCTTGCAAGACGCAGAGGCTTATCCGCGCAAGTGAGCAGGTGATGGTCGGCAGCGGCGAGGCATATGAGGCAAGGTGCCGCGCATGCCACGACCCCGACCTTTCGCTCGAAAAGAACGTCCCATCTATCCCCGTATCCAGAAAGACCCACGTGGTAGGAGACGGCGCCACCCGCTCATCTTGA
- a CDS encoding four helix bundle protein has product MAGKKKEYDLEKRTLEFAKDILRLCKKLPESYINRELTSQLVRSSGSVGANYREANEALGKKDFSYRMRIARKECKESSYWLALVEEANPALSNGHLYKPIVMSLRGASSDEAISINQVFMGDCRAPSGLAMTA; this is encoded by the coding sequence ATGGCGGGTAAAAAGAAAGAATACGATCTTGAAAAAAGGACGCTTGAATTTGCAAAGGACATATTAAGATTGTGCAAGAAGTTGCCGGAAAGCTACATTAATAGGGAATTGACCTCACAGCTGGTCCGTTCCAGCGGATCGGTCGGAGCTAATTACAGAGAGGCCAATGAGGCGCTCGGGAAAAAGGACTTCAGCTATAGAATGCGGATAGCCAGAAAGGAATGTAAAGAAAGCAGTTACTGGCTTGCACTTGTCGAAGAAGCAAATCCGGCACTTAGTAATGGGCACCTCTATAAACCCATTGTTATGTCATTGCGAGGAGCGTCCAGCGACGAAGCAATCTCCATAAATCAAGTGTTTATGGGGGATTGCCGCGCCCCTTCGGGGCTCGCAATGACAGCGTGA
- a CDS encoding uridine phosphorylase has protein sequence MQIVLVFLMCRAYFPKYMKTNSKQLGSAEIMSTAEGRQYHIGLAPGEVAPFILMCGDPARAEKVARLFDEAKAPIAHREYVTVTGKYKGVPVSIMATGMGPDNTEIAVVELSQVVKNPTFIRIGTSGANKENISNGDLVVSSGAVRLENTSTYFVHEGFPAVASHEAVLALLESVKRTGAKFHLGLTASMPGFYGAQSRTTPFFKPRFKDLPGELATMNVSNNEMEGSSLFTLAAMAGFRAGMVCGIIAERHKNRFISPEGLAKVEMDCIKCGLGAVEVLAKMDKARGSEPYWTPGMLLKA, from the coding sequence ATGCAAATTGTTCTTGTGTTTTTGATGTGTCGTGCCTATTTTCCTAAGTATATGAAAACAAACTCCAAACAATTAGGTTCCGCAGAGATAATGAGTACGGCAGAAGGAAGACAGTACCACATAGGCCTTGCACCGGGAGAAGTTGCGCCTTTCATCCTCATGTGCGGCGATCCGGCGCGAGCAGAAAAAGTGGCCCGACTCTTCGACGAGGCAAAAGCACCCATCGCGCACCGCGAATATGTCACGGTAACAGGCAAATATAAGGGCGTACCGGTATCCATCATGGCTACCGGAATGGGGCCGGACAACACAGAGATAGCAGTAGTTGAGCTCTCTCAGGTCGTGAAAAACCCGACCTTCATCCGCATCGGCACCAGCGGGGCCAACAAAGAGAACATCAGTAACGGCGACCTTGTCGTCTCGAGCGGCGCCGTAAGGCTCGAGAATACATCCACCTATTTCGTTCACGAAGGTTTTCCAGCCGTGGCAAGTCACGAAGCAGTACTTGCACTCCTGGAATCGGTAAAAAGGACGGGGGCTAAATTCCACTTAGGTCTCACCGCCTCCATGCCCGGCTTTTACGGGGCTCAAAGCAGGACCACCCCGTTCTTCAAGCCGCGATTCAAGGACCTTCCCGGGGAACTTGCGACAATGAACGTCTCGAACAATGAGATGGAAGGATCGTCACTCTTTACCCTGGCGGCAATGGCAGGATTCAGGGCCGGAATGGTCTGCGGAATAATCGCGGAGAGGCACAAGAACAGGTTCATATCGCCCGAGGGCCTTGCAAAGGTGGAGATGGACTGCATAAAATGCGGCCTCGGTGCTGTGGAAGTGCTGGCCAAAATGGACAAGGCGCGCGGAAGCGAGCCGTATTGGACGCCCGGCATGTTATTGAAGGCGTAA